The genome window GGGATCGTGCGCTCGCTGGACGTGCTCGGTTCGCGCGCGACCAAGCCGCTGGTGGTCCGGCTCGACGGCAACAACGTCGCCGAAGGCAGGCGGATCCTCGCCGAAGCCGCCCACCCCCTGGTCACCGTGGTGGCCACCATGGACGACGCCGCCCGCGAGGCGGCGAAGCTCGCGATCGCGGAGGTCTGACCCGTGGCCATCTTCCTGGACGAGACCAGCCGGATCGTCGTCTCCGGCATCACCGGCTCCGAAGGCGCCAAGCACACCCGGCGGATGCTGGCCGCCGGGACGACCGTCGTCGGCGGGGTGAACCCGCGCAAGGCCGGGCAGCGGGTCGAGCTTTCCGGTCGTTCGCTGCCGGTGTTCGGCAGCGTCGCGGAGTCGATCGCGTCGGCGGGCGCCGACGTCTGCGTGCTGTTCGTGCCGCCGCCGTTCGTCGCGGACGCGGTGATCGAGGCGGTGGACGCCGGGATCGGGCTCGCGGTGGTGATCACCGAAGGCGTCCCGGTGCACGATTCCGCGCGGTTGTGGGCGCACGCGGTCGCCGCGGGCGGGCGGACGCGGATCATCGGCCCGAACTGCCCGGGCATCATCTCCCCCGGCCGCTCGAACGCCGGCATCATCCCTGCCGACATCACCGGCCCGGGCCGGATCGGCCTGGTGTCGAAGTCCGGCACGCTGACGTACCAGCTCATGCACGAGCTGCGGGACACCGGGTTCTCGACGTGCGTCGGCATCGGCGGCGACCCGATCATCGGGACGACGCACATCGACGCCGTCGAAGCGTTCGAAAAGGACCCGGAGACCGACGTGATCGTCCTGATCGGCGAAATCGGCGGCGACGCGGAAGAACGCGCCGCGGAGTTCGTGCGGGCCAACGTGTCGAAGCCGGTGGTCGGCTACGTCGCCGGCTTCACCGCGCCGGAAGGCAAGACGATGGGCCACGCGGGCGCGATCGTCTCCGGCTCTTCAGGTACGGCGGCCGCGAAGAAGGAGGCGCTGGAGGCGGCGGGCATCCGCGTCGGCCGCACCCCGAGCGAGACGGCGGCCCTGGTCCGCGAAGTCCTCGGCTGACATGGAACTCCGTCAGCTGGCGGTGGTGGTGGCGGTCGCCGAAGAGGGCGGCTTCACGGCGGCGGCCCAGCGGCTGCGAACGGTGCAGTCGACGGTGTCGACGGTGGTCCGCGCGCTGGAACGGGACCTGGGCACGCCGCTGTTCCACCGCACGACCCACCGAGTGGCCCTGACCCCGGCCGGCGAGGCCTTCGTGCCCGCGGCAAGGGCGGCGTTGGAAGCAGCCGAGCGAGCCCGGGCGGCGGTCTCCCCGGTGGGCGGGTGCGTGCGGGTCGGGCTGTGCCCGGGTTTGCTGGCGGACTCGCACCGGCTGCTGGCGAAGCTGCGGCACGGCCATCCGGGGTTGGCGGTGGAACTGCGCCGCGTGCGGACCGGGGAGGTGGGGTGCGCGGTGGCGGAGTCCACTGTGGACGTGGTGGTGACGGCGCTTCCGGGCGGCCTGACCACCGCGCACGCGAGCGACCCGGCTCCCGCGGCCGACCGCGCTGCCACCGCCGAGCCGAACACCGCGCGCGCAGGCGACCCGGCCCACGTCGGGCCGGCCGCCACTCCCGCGAGCGGCCCGACTCCCGCGACCGGCGGAACTGCTGTCGCGCCCGCCGCCGGGCCGCGCGCCAGCGATGGCCGCATTTTCGGCGACGGGCTCGTCACCACGCCGCTCCCCGCCGAAGAACTCGTTCTCGCCACCGCTCCCGGCGGCTCGCGTTCCGCTCCCGCGAGCCTGTCCGGGCTTGCCCTCGTCGACTTCCCTCCCGGCTGGGCGATCCGCGATGCCGTCGACCGGGCCTTTCCCTCTCGCCGGGTGACCCTCGAAGTCGACGACCTCGCCGCCGCCGCGGAAATCGTGCGGGCCGGGCTGGCCGCCTGCGTGCTGCCCGCCTCCGCGGCCGCGCGGTTTCCCGAGCTCACCGTCCGGCGGTTCGACCGGCCACCGCCCTGGCAGCTCGCCGCCGTGCACCGGAGTCCGGTGGACGCCGCCGTCGAGGCGGTGCTCGGTCAGCTCGGCTGAAGGCCCAGGCGGTCCGGTCGCGTGTAGACGTTCATGGACGTGCCCCGCAGGAACCCCACCAGCGTCAGCCCCAGCTCCGCCGCGAGGTCCACCGCCAGCGACGAAGGCGCCGAAACCGCGGCCAGCAACGGGATTCCCGCCATCGCCGCCTTCTGCACGAGCTCGAACGACGCCCGGCCGCTCACCATCAGCGCCGTGCCCGACAGCGGCACCTCACCGCCGCGGGTGGCCCAGCCGACGACCTTGTCCACCGCGTTGTGGCGGCCGACGTCCTCGCGCAGGCAGCGCAGCTTCCCGTCCGCGTCGAACAAGCCCGCCGCGTGCAGGCCACCCGTGCGGTCGAAAACCCGTTGCGCCGCGCGGAGTTCTTCCGGCAGACCGGCCAGCGTCGCCGGGTCCGCCGTGAACGGGTCCGCCGCGATGGGCCAGGTGACCGTAGTGCGGACCGCGTCCAAACTCGCCTTACCGCACAGCCCGCACGACGAAGTCGTGTAGAAGTTCCGCTCCACCGAAGCGTCCGGCGGGGCCACGCCCGCGGCCAGCGCCACGTCGAGGACGTTGTAGGTGTTGCTCCCGTCGGCCGTCGCGCCGGCGCAGTAGCGGATCGACCGGATGTCGGCGGCCGCGCGGACCACCCCTTCGCCGACCAGGAAGCCCGCGGCCAGGTCGAAGTCGTCGCCCGGGGTCCGCATCGTGATCGACAGCGCCTGGCCGCCGACCCGGATCTCGAGCGGCTCCTCGACGGTGAGCGTGTCCGGCCGCGTCGCGCACGCGCCGTCGCGGACGCGCAAGACCGGGCGCCTGCTGGTCATCCGCCCCACGTCAGGCCGCCGGCAACAGCGACTCGGGACGGCCCGGCTGGGTCAGCCGCCCCGACAGCGCCCCGGCCGCCAGGCTCAGCACGCCGGCCACGGCGAACGCGCCGGCGAACCCGTGCGACGCCACCACGAGCGCGGCCAGCCCGATCCCGACCACGGCACCGGCCGCCTTCGCGCTGTAGAGAACGCCGAAGTTCTGCGCGACCGACTCCTCGCCGAAGTACTCGCGCACCAGGCCGACCAGCAGCGTGTAGCAGCACCCGTTGCCGAGTCCGGCCAGCGCGGCGCCCAGCAGCAGGCCGGCCGCGTACCGGTGCTCGCCCGAAGTGAACAGCACGAACTGCGCGAGCCCGCCCGCGACGAGCGCGAAGCGCAGGATCCGGTGGCGGCCGAGCCGGTCGGCCAGCCGCCCGATGAGGACGCGGCCGCCGCCGGTCGCCGCGGCAAGCACCGCCACCGCGGCTGCCGCGAGCCCGGGTCCGCTGCGTTCGGCGACGAACGTGGCCAGGTACGCCAGGTCGAACAGCAGCACGGCGGCGGCGAGCACGACCACGAGGTACAACGCGCGGGTCGCGGCGCACCGGAGGAGTTCCGCCGGCCGGTAGTGCCGGACGGCCGGCCGCCGGTTGTGCGCCCGGTCCAAAGCCCAGGCACGCGGCTCCGGCGTGGCGGGCCACCAGTGCCGCGGCGGGTACCGCAGCACCGCACCGCAGCCGGCGATCACGACGAGCACGAGAGCGGCGGTCACGTCCAAGAGCACTGCTCTCGCAGTGGGCAGCGCGGCGGCGAGGACGACGAACGGCACGCTCCCGAACGCGAAAGCACCGCTCACGATGCCCGCGCGGGCGCCGGTCCGCTCCGGGAACCACGCGAGCACCGCGCCGACGCACGTCGCGTACACCAGACCGGTGCCGAGCCCGCCGAGCACGGAATAGCCGAAGAACACGGTGAGCAGGCTGCCCGCGTGGCCGAGCGTCACGAGTCCGGCGGCGCACAGGACCGCGCCGGCGGCCATCGCGGCCGGCGCGGGCAGCACCCCGCGTTCCCGCAGCCACGCCGCCGGGAAAGCGACCCCGGCCTGGCAGATCGCCCACACCGCGAAGGACAGCGCGATCCCGCCGAACGTCCAGCCGTGCGCCTGGCTCAGCGCCGGGACGATCGCGCCGAAGCCGTACTGCTGCACCCCGGCGGCGAGCATGGCCGCGGCCGCCAGCCAGGTGACCCACGTCCGCGACCTGCCGAGCAGCTCCCGGTCGGACTCGCCGACGCGATACCGCCGGCCGTAGACGTCCCGGAGTTCGCGGATCTCGGCCATGGCGACCGCCTCCTCGCCGCAGAATGCAGATTGTATGCAGTATGCGGTAGACAGCGTGCTGAAGCAAGAAGGCGGCCCGGTGGCCATCGAGGGAGGAGGCGGCCACCGGGCCGGTGCTCCGACGCGGTACCGGCCGCGCGGAGCACTGACATTCTGGCCACCGAGAGCACCGCCGACAAGCTTCGACACCCACCGGACCGGGTCCGGCGTCCACAACGAACACTTACGGACGCACGAAAACGCCCCGATGTGACGTCGGGTGCGGTGATCGCACTCGACGTCCCATCGGGGCGTCCGGACGGGAACCCCGCGGACGGGGCGGGCGGCGCGCACGCACCGCGACGAATCCGCTACCCGGCAGGGGTGCCGCGCGGGTTCAAGACTTCTTGCGCGGGGCCCGCTTGCGCGCCGGCTTGGCGTCGGCCGGCTCGGCCGCCGCGGCCTGGTCGGCCTCGAAGCCGGCGATGATCTCGCTGGAGAGGCGGCCACGTTCGGCGACCTCGTAGCCGTTGGCCTGGGCCCACTCGCGGATCTGCCGGTTGCGCTCGCGATCGGTGCCCGAGCCGCCCGAGCCGGACAGCGACTGGCCGGTCGCGAGGCGGACCTTGCGGCCGCCGATGCGCCGCGCGGCGCCGACGTAGCGCGCGAGTTCGTCCCGCAGCGCG of Amycolatopsis solani contains these proteins:
- the sucD gene encoding succinate--CoA ligase subunit alpha — encoded protein: MAIFLDETSRIVVSGITGSEGAKHTRRMLAAGTTVVGGVNPRKAGQRVELSGRSLPVFGSVAESIASAGADVCVLFVPPPFVADAVIEAVDAGIGLAVVITEGVPVHDSARLWAHAVAAGGRTRIIGPNCPGIISPGRSNAGIIPADITGPGRIGLVSKSGTLTYQLMHELRDTGFSTCVGIGGDPIIGTTHIDAVEAFEKDPETDVIVLIGEIGGDAEERAAEFVRANVSKPVVGYVAGFTAPEGKTMGHAGAIVSGSSGTAAAKKEALEAAGIRVGRTPSETAALVREVLG
- a CDS encoding LysR family transcriptional regulator — protein: MELRQLAVVVAVAEEGGFTAAAQRLRTVQSTVSTVVRALERDLGTPLFHRTTHRVALTPAGEAFVPAARAALEAAERARAAVSPVGGCVRVGLCPGLLADSHRLLAKLRHGHPGLAVELRRVRTGEVGCAVAESTVDVVVTALPGGLTTAHASDPAPAADRAATAEPNTARAGDPAHVGPAATPASGPTPATGGTAVAPAAGPRASDGRIFGDGLVTTPLPAEELVLATAPGGSRSAPASLSGLALVDFPPGWAIRDAVDRAFPSRRVTLEVDDLAAAAEIVRAGLAACVLPASAAARFPELTVRRFDRPPPWQLAAVHRSPVDAAVEAVLGQLG
- the fdhD gene encoding formate dehydrogenase accessory sulfurtransferase FdhD; amino-acid sequence: MGRMTSRRPVLRVRDGACATRPDTLTVEEPLEIRVGGQALSITMRTPGDDFDLAAGFLVGEGVVRAAADIRSIRYCAGATADGSNTYNVLDVALAAGVAPPDASVERNFYTTSSCGLCGKASLDAVRTTVTWPIAADPFTADPATLAGLPEELRAAQRVFDRTGGLHAAGLFDADGKLRCLREDVGRHNAVDKVVGWATRGGEVPLSGTALMVSGRASFELVQKAAMAGIPLLAAVSAPSSLAVDLAAELGLTLVGFLRGTSMNVYTRPDRLGLQPS
- a CDS encoding OFA family MFS transporter; protein product: MAEIRELRDVYGRRYRVGESDRELLGRSRTWVTWLAAAAMLAAGVQQYGFGAIVPALSQAHGWTFGGIALSFAVWAICQAGVAFPAAWLRERGVLPAPAAMAAGAVLCAAGLVTLGHAGSLLTVFFGYSVLGGLGTGLVYATCVGAVLAWFPERTGARAGIVSGAFAFGSVPFVVLAAALPTARAVLLDVTAALVLVVIAGCGAVLRYPPRHWWPATPEPRAWALDRAHNRRPAVRHYRPAELLRCAATRALYLVVVLAAAVLLFDLAYLATFVAERSGPGLAAAAVAVLAAATGGGRVLIGRLADRLGRHRILRFALVAGGLAQFVLFTSGEHRYAAGLLLGAALAGLGNGCCYTLLVGLVREYFGEESVAQNFGVLYSAKAAGAVVGIGLAALVVASHGFAGAFAVAGVLSLAAGALSGRLTQPGRPESLLPAA
- a CDS encoding histone-like nucleoid-structuring protein Lsr2; translated protein: MAQRVQVQMVDDLDGSEASQTVPFSLDGVTYEIDLSEDNASALRDELARYVGAARRIGGRKVRLATGQSLSGSGGSGTDRERNRQIREWAQANGYEVAERGRLSSEIIAGFEADQAAAAEPADAKPARKRAPRKKS